ACTGATGATTGATTCGTCAACACTCCGGGGGCCTTATAGCCGTAAGATCCGGCAGCCGGCAGCTCGATCGCATCCGGGGGTACCAAAGGCGGAGGGGGAGTGGACTCGGCCACTGTAATATAATCCGTCTTGACGATTATATCCGTACTGTCCGGTCTTGAAGCTTCCAGGGAGACTGAGTAGGTTCCGGGACTCGCATAGGTATGGGATGGATTTTTGAGCGTGCTGGTCTGTCCGTCGCCAAATGTCCAAAACCATGCTGTCGGATTTCCGGTGGAATGATCTGCAAACTGGACCGTCAGCGAATCGGTTCCCGTGGTGGGATCGGCGCTGAAATCGGCCTGTACGGGGGGCGGATCATATACCACGTAGGAGGCACCGTAGCCCACCCGGGAGGCCCCGTACTCTATCTTCATGTAGCCGTTTTCACCCCATCCAGTCCCCCAGGAATTCCTGAGTATCCACACTCCATTCGCACCCTGGTTGTCATCCCAGCCGACCAAAACGATGCCGTGGTTGACGGCAGCATCTATGTTTGTGTTGAAGACACCGCTTCGATAATACTGAAAGGCGCTTCCCACGTAAACCGCTGCCGTGACCGGGCCATATGTCATGATAGCGCGCTTGATATCCTCTGTCGGAGGAATACCAAAAGGCGAGCTGACATAGGCCCAATCCGTGATTTTGTAGGGATGATCATAGGGGCTGCCGCATGCCGTATCCCGTGCGGTATAGGCAAAGTCAGCTTCCAGCACAGCACCGGCCTCAGTCTCCGATGCATTGTATTTCCACTCATGGTAATCGTGTGCCCACCAGCCGCCCCCGCAGCTCCATCTGTTCACATTGCAGGAAACCAGGTATTGCTCGGAAAGGTCTACAGATTTTCCTTCGTAAAGCAGGATGTTGCTCTCTAACGGCCCCACCGTCGCGAAGGCCCAGCAGGAACCGCAGGAGCCCTGGTCCCTGATCGGGGGGCAGGCGCCTTGTGAACACCAATTAAAAGCGGAGGGCAATGCCACCGTGCCGGAAGCGCCTCCTATCGGATCCTGTGCATGCGACCGGAGCCGGTATGCCATTTCAGGAGTCCACCGGGTGGGGGCCATCAGGCCGCACAGTTCGCGCAATGAGCGATCGGTAGCCTGGTTGGCGCCGATCTCATAGGTCGCGCCACCCGCCTGCAGTTGATGTTTTAACTGCAGGAATTCAAGCGAACCCAGCTGCGCATTCACGGTTCCGCTGAAAACCAGCAGCAGGATCAACCCATGCCCTAGAAAGGTGAGCGCCTTCCATCCGCCTTTAGACATAACCAACCCCCTTTTCAAATCATGTCTTTACAACTATTTGATTTATATTATTTTTTTAAATAGAGATTCGATTCGGCCCTTTTTGGGCACGATGTTCGTTCTAGATTTATGCAAGAATAAAACCAGGGTGACCATGGGGGAGAGTCGTGTGCCGGTTCGGCTAAGGTGGTATTCAGCGGGGAGCCTGCAATACAGGCCCGCGGGGGGTAACGGTTGGCTCCAGGGGTCTTCCGGCTCCTTTCGATCTGGCTCCATTGGCACCAGGCACCTGGTGCCAATGGAAACAACGGCCACATGTCCCTGCGGGTGAGGCCGGCTGAGGGTAGGCTCAGTTACGAGTTGAATGGATCATCTGGTGGCTTGCGTTACAGAATGGTAATTGCGAGCGGAACAGAACTAGAGCGGGGAAAAGGGGGATGCCTTTCGATCAAAGCTTCAGTTTATAGACGCGGACATCGGGTGCGCGATTCAGCACGAGCTCGAAATAGAGCTCAAAATCAGCCGGATCCCCCAGCAGCAGTTGCACCAGGTTGGATCGATACGCTCTCTCTTGCATCAGAACGGTGATCCCTTTTTGGGTGTCGATCACGGCGAAAACCCCGGAAGTGGCTCCATAATCCAGCTGCTCGATTCCATTCTCCGTGACGAGGGTGAGACCGGAGAGCCAAACGGCCTGGTTCCGCACCGTCACAGTGCCCGCCACCTTGTTGAACTCGAGGACTTCCTGGTGCAGTTCGAAGGGCGCCTGTTCACCCTCGCCCGCCGAGAAATCCCATGTGCCCAACCGCAGGATGGCCGGGGCTATCTTGACATGATCCCAGGACAGGACCAGATACTGCTCAGGCAGGGGCTTCTTCTCAGGGAGAGGAAGATCGGCGATCCCATCGAGAAAGGATTGCACCTCTGAAGGGGCTTTTTTTCGGAATATCCAGGCAAAGGAGTTCCGGTAACTGGGCAGCTCCGCACACCTGACGCGATAGGGCCGGGCCTTTTGCGCGGCGTACGCCATCAGATGAACAGCATATGCGGGGGAGTCGGACGCATAGATCCGGGCCAGGGGAACCGCATATTCCGCCCTCACATGCCCCCCGTCCGAAAACGTGCCCGCTCTCGCATAATACTGGGCCGTGTAACCATAATCCCACCAGATCCAGAACTGGGCGCCCGGGGTTATCTTGCCGCGCATGTCGTTCAGCGCTTCGATCGTCTCCGGAGCGGCGGTCGTCATGGGGGCCTTGTTTCCCAACAAGGGGACCGCTGTGACGACCAGAAACACCGCCAGCAGCAGGACTTGACACACGAAGCCGACGCGCCGCCACCCGAGCCAGCGCCGCAAAATCTGTGTGAGTCCGAACCCGAGCCCCAGCCCGATGACGACTCCGCCATACATCGTAAAGCGCTCGCCCAGGCGAAGAGAGGCCAAACCCAACAGGAGAAGGGGCAGAAAGACCCAGGCCGCCGGGCGGCGCCAGAGCAGCGCAGCGTATCCGCAAACCCCCAGCCCAAAAAGAAGCCACCCACCGGAAATGGCATGAAAAACGGAGCGTAGATCGATGTCTTTCGCTTCGACAACGGTGTCCAGGACGGCGGGATGCAGGACATCGGGCCCGCGGGCAGCCCATCCACCATACCTGGCCACCTTTCTCAAGGCTCCGCTCACCCAGCTCTCGACCCCCGAAAAGGTGAACACCGCCGCGCCTGTAACCAGCAAAGCCAGGACCAGGAACAGCGGATGCGAGGCCAACCAGTCGTAATAACGAGGCTTCAAGAACCCGACCAGACAGAGGCCCGCACCTGAGGCAAGGCCGATCCAGCCGCCGGAGGCCGCCAGGACCACGATCGCAAGACCCAGGATCACCAACAGGCGCCCGCCCCTGGATGCCGTCAACAGGCCGAGGATCCCCGCCGTGGCGAGGATGGCCAGAAGGATGGCCGAACCCTGCGGGTAGAGCAGCAGATAGAGTTTGCTGATCAACCCCATACCGAGGGGCCAGAGGAGGGTCCATCCGTGCGTGAGGCGGCGATCACTTCCCCACGGTGGCCGCATCCGGCCTTCGAGCCAGCAACAGAGAAGGACACAGATCAAAACGGGGAAAAACAGGGCAAAGAGATCGGTGTCGAAATAGCCGAGCCGGGTGCGCCACAG
The DNA window shown above is from Desulfatiglans anilini DSM 4660 and carries:
- a CDS encoding C1 family peptidase yields the protein MSKGGWKALTFLGHGLILLLVFSGTVNAQLGSLEFLQLKHQLQAGGATYEIGANQATDRSLRELCGLMAPTRWTPEMAYRLRSHAQDPIGGASGTVALPSAFNWCSQGACPPIRDQGSCGSCWAFATVGPLESNILLYEGKSVDLSEQYLVSCNVNRWSCGGGWWAHDYHEWKYNASETEAGAVLEADFAYTARDTACGSPYDHPYKITDWAYVSSPFGIPPTEDIKRAIMTYGPVTAAVYVGSAFQYYRSGVFNTNIDAAVNHGIVLVGWDDNQGANGVWILRNSWGTGWGENGYMKIEYGASRVGYGASYVVYDPPPVQADFSADPTTGTDSLTVQFADHSTGNPTAWFWTFGDGQTSTLKNPSHTYASPGTYSVSLEASRPDSTDIIVKTDYITVAESTPPPPLVPPDAIELPAAGSYGYKAPGVLTNQSSVDFWFGGRTGDVVIECEFYDADYGDEIEILINGQPVGYAPRTGNNSWSGIKYITLPDSYVSDSAANVLTVRNAYSQTFIWGVRDIQESEV
- a CDS encoding STT3 domain-containing protein, whose product is MAVFVCAALRLVDLIHAPEKFFLVDGHRVLATHDAYAWLAGADRVNYKSCSPVAGFLRFLHTATGFNLADIAFWLPMIMAPLVAVPLAWLGARWRLPEGTVAAGVLAGAAPGFLWRTRLGYFDTDLFALFFPVLICVLLCCWLEGRMRPPWGSDRRLTHGWTLLWPLGMGLISKLYLLLYPQGSAILLAILATAGILGLLTASRGGRLLVILGLAIVVLAASGGWIGLASGAGLCLVGFLKPRYYDWLASHPLFLVLALLVTGAAVFTFSGVESWVSGALRKVARYGGWAARGPDVLHPAVLDTVVEAKDIDLRSVFHAISGGWLLFGLGVCGYAALLWRRPAAWVFLPLLLLGLASLRLGERFTMYGGVVIGLGLGFGLTQILRRWLGWRRVGFVCQVLLLAVFLVVTAVPLLGNKAPMTTAAPETIEALNDMRGKITPGAQFWIWWDYGYTAQYYARAGTFSDGGHVRAEYAVPLARIYASDSPAYAVHLMAYAAQKARPYRVRCAELPSYRNSFAWIFRKKAPSEVQSFLDGIADLPLPEKKPLPEQYLVLSWDHVKIAPAILRLGTWDFSAGEGEQAPFELHQEVLEFNKVAGTVTVRNQAVWLSGLTLVTENGIEQLDYGATSGVFAVIDTQKGITVLMQERAYRSNLVQLLLGDPADFELYFELVLNRAPDVRVYKLKL